In Bacillus thuringiensis, the DNA window TTTAGTAAATATATTTTCTTTTATGTAATCTCCTAAAGTTTTTTTTGATATGCTTTCTATAATATAGGCAAGCACCATATAATTATAATCTGTATATCTCCAACCTGCTCCTGGTGGAAATTCTAATTTTTGACTTCCAATCCAATTTACTAAATTTATACGAGAAGCAGCATTCACTTTCCCTTTTCCGCTTTCTGGTAAACCTGATGTATGTGTTAACAAATGATATAAGGTGATATTTTTATCTACCGGAAAAGAGGGAATATATTTATTTACATTGTCTTGAATATTTAGCTTCCCTTGTTCCTGTAGCTGTAAAATAGATGTGGCCACGACTGTTTTCGTAATAGAACCGATACGATATTTTGTTTGAGGCGTATTTTCTATCTTATATTGAACATCAGCATATCCATATCCTTTATTCAATATAACATGCTCTTTATCTGTTACTAAAACTGTTCCATTAAATTGCTTTCCTATTAAATATTGATCTAACTTTTGAGATATACTAGCATAATCAATTTGTTGTTCTTCTTTTTCTTCTATATTCTCTTGTACTTCTGATTCAATAGTAGGATTCACCTTAGTTGTTAATACAGTGCTTTCCTTTATATTGGGATTATAGAGAAAATAGTATACTCCACCACAAACTACAGCAGACAGCGAAGCCATCATCATTATTTTTTTTATCATGTTGCTCCTCCATAATTCCTTCGTTCAAAATCCCCCTCATATTCTATTATCAAACAATAAAAAAAAATCGCAACAATTTGTTGCGAAAAATCACTTTTTTTCTTTTCTATATACACACACTTGATTTTTCCCATTTTTTTTCGCTTCATATAATGCAATATCCGCTCGTTGCATTAATTCTTCTCTTGTAATACCTTGTTCATATAACGCAACTCCAAAACTCGCTGTTAATTTCGAAATTCCTGAAAATTGCTTTGTCTCAATGAAAAACCGTAATGATTCTGCAACTTGAAATGCTTCTTTTTCTACTGTATTCGTTACTAATATAATAAATTCTTCTCCTCCCCACCTTGCAAATACATGTTGCTGCTCCACTTTAGATTTCATAAGCTCTGCAAGCTGAATTAATGCTAAGTCACCAAAATCGTGGCCATACGTGTCATTTACTGTTTTAAAATTATCTATATCAAATAAAATAAGCGCTATTTTTTCATCGTTACGCATTGCATTATCCCATTCAGCCTCTAGTATTTGTTGGAACTTCAAACGATTATAAATCTCTGTTAACGAATCTATCATAGCAAGCCTTTCTTGTTCTTGATAGATTTCATCTAATTCTGTAATCTCTGTACACTTCACAATAAATCTTGATAAATCTTCTGGCAATGGTGTCGCACGCAATAAAAAAGTTGACACTTCCCCTTCATAATTAGACATCTTAATTCTTCTATCATATGATAATGTATCATCTAGCCATGTTATATCATGAGTTGTTGAGTAGTATCCATTTACTCTAATAAAATGTTCAGCAAATACTAAATGTTGCTCACGATAGGCAAACAAATTTTCATATCCGAAAAACTCTAAAAAATTTGTATTACAATCAACAATCTCATCGTCTTCTACTATAAATAATAAGTCATTTTGAAAATCAAACATCGTTTGAAGTAGTTCTTGTTGCAAACTTACTTGCCGCACTAAAGAAAGTTGATACAAACTTTTATTCACTTCCTCTAACACCATTTGTGGAGTCACAGGGGCTATCACAATATTACGTATCCCTAACGTAAGCACCTCTGTAAACTCGCTTGTTATCTGTTGATCCCAAATGACAATAAAAGTACTCTGTGGATTATACATATTCTTTATATATTTTATTTGAGAAAAATCTGTTACATACATAATTACAATATGTGGTTTAGTCCTCTGATACAATACTTCTCCTTCTTCAAAACTATTTGCTATAAACATACATTTTGGATGAATACTTTCTATCGTTTGTTGATGTGTGCACCCATTTTCTATATAAAGGACATTTAACTGAAGATCTTGTAATACATTTTGGAAAACCGTATTCTCTAATAAAAAATGTAGTATGTTCATCACTAGTCTTCACTCACTTCATATATCTTGTTCTACTGAATCCCTCACAAACATTTTATAAAAGACTGTGCTCTAAAAACTTGAATGCGTGAGAAATTCATGTTAACAAGCTAATTGAGAATGTTATCTTCGCTGTTTCACTCTATAAATTCCTTTTTTAGTGTATGATTATCGGAATTGTATCGTTTGTATGAATGCCCTAGCTTCCTCTTTAAAACTTGACAATTAAAATAAAGATATTATATTCTTAAATTCGATAACTTACAAAATGTAAGTAGAATATATTACATGTGTTTTTTCATAATTTGATATGTAACTTGGAGGATATATAATGACAAACGACAACTTTTTTAATGTTCTATACGAACGCACATCTACACGTGCATTCAATCCAGAGAAAGAAATTTCATCTTCAGAGTTACACGAGATTTTAAAGGGAGCTGCTCAAGCACCTTCTGCTTGGAACTTGCAGCATTGGAAATTCCTTGTATTCCAAGGTGAAGATGTACAGAAACGATTACATCCAATTGCTTATAACCAACAACAAATTCTTGATGCATCTGCTGTAGTCGCTATTTTAGGTGATTTAGAAGCTTATAAAAACGTTGAACCAGTTTATGGTCCAATTGTAGAACAAGGATTTATGAAAGAAGAAGCAAAAGAGCGCTTAGCTAAAAATATTGAGTCTGCATATGCTCGTGAGCAATTCCCAAGAGATGCAGCCTTTTCAAATGCATCTTTAGCAGCAATGCAACTTATGCTTGCAGCTAAAGCAACTGGCTGGGATACTTGTGCTATTGGTGGTTTCAACCCACAAGCACTTACAGAAGAATTCAATGTTTCATCTCGCTACGTACCAATTATGCTTATTACAATTGGTGAATCAACTTTAAAAGGCCACCCTGCACCACGAATGAGCGTAGAGCAAGTAAGTGAATGGGCAAAATAAGAAAGTGAACCTTTAATCAATA includes these proteins:
- a CDS encoding nitroreductase family protein, with the protein product MTNDNFFNVLYERTSTRAFNPEKEISSSELHEILKGAAQAPSAWNLQHWKFLVFQGEDVQKRLHPIAYNQQQILDASAVVAILGDLEAYKNVEPVYGPIVEQGFMKEEAKERLAKNIESAYAREQFPRDAAFSNASLAAMQLMLAAKATGWDTCAIGGFNPQALTEEFNVSSRYVPIMLITIGESTLKGHPAPRMSVEQVSEWAK
- a CDS encoding GGDEF domain-containing protein; the encoded protein is MNILHFLLENTVFQNVLQDLQLNVLYIENGCTHQQTIESIHPKCMFIANSFEEGEVLYQRTKPHIVIMYVTDFSQIKYIKNMYNPQSTFIVIWDQQITSEFTEVLTLGIRNIVIAPVTPQMVLEEVNKSLYQLSLVRQVSLQQELLQTMFDFQNDLLFIVEDDEIVDCNTNFLEFFGYENLFAYREQHLVFAEHFIRVNGYYSTTHDITWLDDTLSYDRRIKMSNYEGEVSTFLLRATPLPEDLSRFIVKCTEITELDEIYQEQERLAMIDSLTEIYNRLKFQQILEAEWDNAMRNDEKIALILFDIDNFKTVNDTYGHDFGDLALIQLAELMKSKVEQQHVFARWGGEEFIILVTNTVEKEAFQVAESLRFFIETKQFSGISKLTASFGVALYEQGITREELMQRADIALYEAKKNGKNQVCVYRKEKK
- a CDS encoding serine hydrolase domain-containing protein; the encoded protein is MIKKIMMMASLSAVVCGGVYYFLYNPNIKESTVLTTKVNPTIESEVQENIEEKEEQQIDYASISQKLDQYLIGKQFNGTVLVTDKEHVILNKGYGYADVQYKIENTPQTKYRIGSITKTVVATSILQLQEQGKLNIQDNVNKYIPSFPVDKNITLYHLLTHTSGLPESGKGKVNAASRINLVNWIGSQKLEFPPGAGWRYTDYNYMVLAYIIESISKKTLGDYIKENIFTKAEMHESGMGNMAQGDQHFTKGYVKKENVLEPAQKLLMEWLYGCGEMYTTVGDMKKLDEAIINGKLLSEQSIQAMFSPSTERKYAFSFYIYPDYFHNHGVLSGWNTFNNFNKEKGTFVILFSNVKNSIDDDFNNEFRKMVSDLLEQRG